One region of Zingiber officinale cultivar Zhangliang chromosome 7B, Zo_v1.1, whole genome shotgun sequence genomic DNA includes:
- the LOC122004299 gene encoding serine carboxypeptidase-like 19: protein MSFFQYFFSDVYGPMPIMGIGSGTIIDPDGTILTCADFSSRQVISKGKVANIIFVDSPLGSGFSYSRKYEGYDANDTIWSEQASKFLLQWLVEHPQFISNPLYIAGDSYAGKIVPMVAKRILDGIDEGKEPLLNLQVNCLN, encoded by the exons ATGAGCTTTTTCCAATACTTCTTTTCAGATGTATATGGTCCTATGCCTATAATGGGTATAGGTTCTGGCACTATCATTGATCCTGATGGGACGATCTTGACCTGTGCAGACTTTTCTAGTAGGCAAGTGATCTCAAAAGGCAAA GTAGCCAACATTATCTTTGTAGATTCCCCGTTGGGTTCTGGATTCTCATACTCAAGAAAATATGAAGGGTATGATGCCAACGATACTATTTGGTCCGAACAGGCTTCTAAGTTTCTTTTACAG TGGCTTGTTGAGCACCCACAGTTCATCTCCAATCCCCTCTACATTGCTGGGGATTCATATGCTGGAAAAATTGTACCTATGGTGGCCAAAAGAATATTGGATG GTATTGATGAAGGGAAAGAACCATTACTTAACCTCCAGGTAAATTGCTTGAATTGA